One window of the Magnolia sinica isolate HGM2019 chromosome 19, MsV1, whole genome shotgun sequence genome contains the following:
- the LOC131234643 gene encoding uncharacterized protein At1g28695-like, translating to MDFQTTIISKDELETTLEGASMSNRTLIIAVIKRAYGEEKGMLDILIESFRLGENTEFLLGHLLLVAVDQTSFDRCNLLHLHCYKLVTDIVDFTGEKLYMLGDFIKMMWRRTIFLADLLRRGYNFIFTLFASRELVEWRNFGK from the exons ATGGATTTTCAGACAACAATTATCTCAAAAGATGAACTGGAAACAACTCTAGAGGGGGCTTCTATGAGCAACAGGACTCTAATAATTGCTGTCATAAAAAGAGCATACGGCGAGGAGAAGGGCATGCTAGATATTCTCATTGAAAGCTTTCGGTTAGGCGAAAATACCGAGTTCTTGCTTGGTCACCTCCTCCTCGTCGCTGTCGACCAGACATCCTTTGATCGGTGTAATCTCCTACACCTGCATTGCTATAAACTTGTTACGGACATTGTAGATTTCACTGGAGAGAAATTATACATGTTGGGTGATTTTATTAAAATGATGTGGAGGAGAACTATCTTCCTTGCTGATCTTCTTAGACGTGGTTATAACTTCATCTTCACA TTATTTGCATCTAGAGAACTTGTAGAATGGAGGAATTTCGGAAAGTAG